GATATATTAACAACTAATCACATTAAAATAGAACTTTATTAAAATATCAAATAAAAAGATTAAATAAAATTTCTACTATATTTAAATATAGTAAATTAATTATTTATCATTATTATATAATCTAATTACAGGAGTTTCTTCCTTAAATGAGACCTCATCAATTCTAATAATGTAGTTTATAGGAATATAGGTTTTTTTCACATCCTTAAAGTCTTTTCTAACCTTATCATCCTCAGGCGTAACGATAATATCTGAAGAATCTATAAAAACTATATCACTAACCTCAATAAGCCCCAGAAAGGAT
The genomic region above belongs to Deferribacterota bacterium and contains:
- a CDS encoding DUF1820 family protein; this encodes MKNKKLYRIIFANEKKEVMQLHANEVNPTSFLGLIEVSDIVFIDSSDIIVTPEDDKVRKDFKDVKKTYIPINYIIRIDEVSFKEETPVIRLYNNDK